Proteins from a single region of Weeksella virosa DSM 16922:
- a CDS encoding RHS repeat-associated core domain-containing protein — MIGSHYYPFGLKHTGYNDLTLGVEIVNSSDVRVGIGVVNMQTSGSDSYNYKFLGQERQDELGLNWDTFRYRNYDYAIGRFFGVDPITEDYMSISPYQFAHNNPVWKIELEGLEGIPTTGQDVINREPRVLAVFYHGGPDGDGKIRSTTEGTGGAGDRFQATASYARSQGMDFKGAVISPSLTQGPGVETGKSFLESNYQEGDMVVVYGYSYGGDNAVNLAEAVPDIPINTMVIVDSSDGPLRGATVNTTIPDNVNTAYNFYQDNSSGASSSSRASGSSSGATSSSSGSNSSGSSNRSNSGSSNSPGSRGYPHSSGGSANVKNIKITGDNVNHGNIQTTAGQNIQSRINQRIDEYGN, encoded by the coding sequence ATGATAGGTAGTCATTATTACCCTTTTGGGCTGAAACATACAGGTTACAATGATTTGACCTTGGGTGTAGAAATTGTAAATAGTAGTGATGTTCGTGTGGGTATAGGTGTAGTAAATATGCAAACCTCGGGTAGTGATAGTTATAACTATAAGTTCTTAGGACAAGAGCGTCAAGACGAATTGGGACTTAATTGGGACACGTTTCGATATAGAAATTATGATTATGCAATTGGTAGATTTTTTGGTGTTGATCCTATTACGGAAGATTATATGTCTATTAGTCCATATCAATTTGCACATAATAATCCAGTTTGGAAAATTGAGTTAGAAGGGTTAGAAGGAATTCCTACTACTGGTCAAGATGTAATTAATAGAGAACCTCGTGTCTTGGCAGTATTTTATCACGGTGGTCCTGATGGAGATGGTAAAATAAGATCAACAACAGAAGGTACAGGAGGTGCTGGTGATAGATTTCAAGCTACTGCATCTTACGCAAGATCTCAAGGAATGGATTTTAAAGGAGCTGTAATATCTCCGTCTTTAACTCAAGGTCCAGGAGTTGAAACAGGAAAGAGCTTTTTGGAGAGTAATTATCAAGAGGGAGATATGGTTGTTGTTTATGGCTATAGTTATGGAGGGGATAATGCTGTAAATTTAGCAGAAGCAGTTCCTGATATTCCAATTAATACAATGGTTATAGTGGATAGTTCAGATGGTCCTTTACGAGGAGCCACTGTTAATACAACTATACCAGATAATGTCAACACAGCATATAATTTTTATCAAGATAATAGTTCTGGCGCTTCTAGTTCGTCAAGAGCTTCTGGTTCTTCGTCAGGTGCAACAAGCAGTAGTAGTGGAAGTAACAGTAGCGGGAGTAGCAATAGAAGTAATAGCGGGAGTAGTAATTCGCCAGGATCAAGGGGATATCCACATTCTTCAGGAGGTAGTGCTAATGTGAAGAATATTAAAATAACCGGGGATAATGTAAATCACGGAAATATTCAAACAACAGCAGGGCAGAACATACAAAGTAGAATAAATCAAAGGATAGATGAATATGGTAACTAA
- a CDS encoding RHS repeat domain-containing protein has translation MTNKVSGGRSYNYVYNYTDHLGNVRLSYAWDDTENKLKILEENHYYPFGLKHKGYQPLQQIIVTPGEDIASNRTTIEAKFGDIGIGIDNSISTGSATYNYKYQGQERQDELGLNWDSFKWRNYDYAIGRFFNHDPLSEKYVYNSPYAFQENKMGMGRELEGLELETFEYLKDKAKDAANYVTKKASEAKQWTDENKPTVYVEATASVSGNVGVEGKVKGPVNIGFKGNYKGNELGSVKLGAELDSKANLNNSSEVDYYGKDGQVKETSGFGLSMLFGFDQQNEKKVDQKTKEVTESSKSTTTSVSILNSTIKEKTQNGKTSTERSNSAKLGLGVGAFLNVNFGVEIGIKFKN, from the coding sequence GTGACCAATAAAGTTAGTGGTGGCAGAAGTTATAATTATGTTTACAATTACACGGATCATTTGGGTAACGTAAGATTGAGTTATGCTTGGGATGACACCGAAAACAAATTAAAAATATTGGAAGAAAACCACTACTACCCTTTTGGGTTGAAACATAAAGGTTACCAACCGTTACAACAAATCATTGTAACTCCAGGTGAAGATATTGCAAGTAATAGAACAACTATTGAAGCAAAATTTGGCGATATAGGAATAGGAATTGATAATTCTATCTCAACGGGTTCGGCTACGTATAATTATAAGTACCAAGGACAAGAACGCCAAGATGAACTCGGACTCAACTGGGACAGCTTTAAGTGGAGAAACTACGATTATGCGATTGGTAGGTTTTTTAATCATGACCCTTTGAGTGAAAAATATGTATATAATAGTCCTTATGCTTTTCAAGAAAATAAAATGGGGATGGGTAGAGAGTTAGAAGGCTTAGAACTTGAAACTTTTGAATATCTTAAAGATAAAGCAAAGGATGCAGCAAATTACGTTACTAAGAAAGCTTCTGAAGCTAAGCAGTGGACAGATGAAAATAAACCAACAGTTTATGTAGAGGCAACAGCTTCTGTTTCAGGAAATGTTGGAGTAGAAGGAAAGGTCAAAGGACCTGTGAATATAGGATTTAAAGGTAATTATAAAGGAAATGAATTAGGGTCTGTTAAATTGGGAGCAGAGTTGGACTCTAAAGCTAATTTAAATAACAGTTCAGAAGTTGATTATTATGGAAAAGATGGTCAAGTAAAAGAAACTTCTGGTTTTGGACTTTCAATGTTATTTGGTTTCGATCAGCAAAATGAAAAGAAAGTCGATCAGAAAACAAAAGAAGTTACAGAGTCATCAAAAAGTACGACCACATCAGTATCAATTTTAAATTCTACAATTAAGGAAAAAACGCAAAACGGTAAAACTAGTACAGAGAGGTCTAATTCAGCTAAGCTTGGGTTGGGAGTAGGAGCTTTCCTTAACGTTAATTTTGGTGTTGAGATAGGAATTAAATTTAAAAATTAA
- a CDS encoding toprim domain-containing protein — protein MNFFFKKVFKYGNKRDKSEAHNGKRTHYYGLKTDKQSRISCPFHEDKTPSMQVYYKTQTAYCFSSNCKTNGKSMDVIDFIMHKENSTKAQAINKAKEIVGYQKPDSKERYQPELTREQFLGNMYQYFKNAVSNSKPAKDYLQQRNLDFKKTEIGYNAGQFHHGARKDENVIAQCLEYGLLIDKNILGRTGEKAYGVFGKWCICFALKNKENEVTGLYFRSTLNDKESKHFYLKNRQGLYPNYPDKNTKKLILTESIIDGASLLQIKEIADNYSVLACYGTNGLTEEHQQAIKDLPQLEEIIFFFDNDTAGKEAVKKYGAMLKAEYPKLKLTTAEPINKDINETLQGHDESIFIELLNNRTELIFFI, from the coding sequence ATGAATTTTTTTTTTAAAAAAGTTTTTAAGTATGGAAATAAGCGAGATAAAAGCGAAGCTCACAATGGCAAACGTACTCACTATTACGGATTAAAAACCGACAAGCAGAGCCGGATAAGCTGTCCGTTCCACGAGGACAAAACCCCGAGTATGCAGGTGTATTACAAAACGCAGACGGCATACTGTTTTAGTTCCAACTGCAAAACCAATGGTAAAAGTATGGACGTGATAGACTTTATAATGCACAAAGAGAACAGTACCAAAGCCCAAGCCATTAACAAAGCAAAAGAAATAGTAGGCTATCAAAAACCAGACAGCAAGGAACGCTACCAACCCGAATTAACCCGAGAGCAGTTTTTAGGGAATATGTACCAATACTTTAAAAATGCGGTCAGCAACTCAAAGCCTGCAAAGGATTATTTACAGCAAAGGAATTTAGATTTTAAGAAAACCGAAATCGGCTACAATGCGGGGCAGTTCCATCACGGAGCAAGGAAAGACGAAAATGTAATTGCTCAATGTTTGGAATACGGTTTACTGATAGACAAGAATATTTTAGGACGTACAGGCGAAAAGGCTTATGGAGTGTTCGGGAAATGGTGCATTTGCTTTGCTCTGAAAAATAAAGAGAATGAAGTAACAGGATTATATTTTAGAAGTACGTTAAACGATAAAGAAAGTAAGCATTTTTACTTAAAGAACCGCCAGGGCTTATATCCAAATTATCCCGATAAGAATACTAAAAAGTTAATCCTAACGGAAAGCATTATTGACGGAGCAAGTTTGTTGCAGATAAAAGAAATAGCGGATAATTACAGTGTATTGGCTTGTTACGGAACGAACGGACTAACCGAAGAACACCAACAGGCAATAAAGGATTTACCGCAGTTAGAAGAAATCATTTTCTTTTTTGACAACGATACAGCAGGAAAAGAGGCGGTTAAGAAATACGGAGCAATGCTCAAAGCTGAATACCCGAAACTGAAATTAACCACAGCAGAACCGATAAACAAAGACATCAACGAAACCTTACAGGGACACGATGAGAGCATATTTATTGAACTTTTAAATAATCGAACCGAACTTATTTTTTTCATCTGA
- a CDS encoding helix-turn-helix domain-containing protein yields MVTFGKRLREAREAKNLSQQDLAKLIGSVHTVIGRYERDEMKPSIDVVKRLADELGTTVGYLIGEAKEAQFLKDPTMLKRFQEIDQLTEKDKECVFSLLDAYLAKSKLQAFLK; encoded by the coding sequence ATGGTTACTTTCGGTAAAAGATTAAGAGAAGCAAGAGAAGCCAAAAACCTTTCACAACAGGATTTGGCTAAATTGATTGGCAGTGTACATACTGTTATCGGACGTTATGAACGTGATGAGATGAAGCCTTCTATTGACGTGGTTAAAAGGTTAGCCGATGAACTCGGAACTACCGTCGGATATTTGATTGGCGAAGCTAAAGAAGCCCAGTTTTTAAAAGACCCAACTATGTTGAAGAGATTTCAAGAGATTGACCAGCTCACAGAAAAAGACAAAGAATGTGTGTTTTCCTTACTTGATGCCTATCTTGCTAAAAGTAAATTACAAGCGTTTCTAAAATAA
- a CDS encoding DUF6443 domain-containing protein, giving the protein MKNNTRLFLFVVGLGLSTTTYAQSTTENFVKSTECLDKNCTAKKEAVTYYDGLGREKLSIVKGAGSSATGGLATKITYDGFGRVDKEYLPGVVPNLSIAEPDYSAYPDPLVYSQKEYENSALNRVLKQAAPGGTWQLGNGKEIEFAYQTNTASEVLKFGVSNPTTTPTLTLSGKYAANQLYKTVTTDENGQPIQEFKDKEGKVLLKRIHIVSTGSNNSNGNHDTYYVYDVYGNLTFVLPPVLIKNANNSSTASSYINRLNELGYQYKYDDKNRLVEKKLPGKGWEYMVYDNQDRLVGTQDANQRTEGVWLFTKYDKFGRIAVTGKAWDPGTRTDVQNYINQLGSNNVSRGSGYQQDNIQIYYNTDGFGANNHVLSVHYYDDYPSYPLGVNTTANVQGHALAKGTKLKGLPTLTVTRSLDTWENNTWNFEYAYILYDAQYLYVVKSHKVNYLGGHTIVENQLDFRGKPLQTITKHKRKSTDTEITVKETFSYDHFERLKNQTYQVNNGKVEVIAQNTYNAIGQLSQKKVGNSTSTPYQTVDYTYNIRGWLTDINNVHASPTMETGGKLFAFHISYDQLRYSAARTETARALYNGDISQTFWKTPAQSLRSYDYQYDGLNRLLNATFYKGTSATQKNYYDEQLSYDHNGNITQLSRNGTTETGTPVLIDQLSYHYQQQSNKLLKVSDHSNHSEGFTDGTNAGDDYTYDANGNLTQDLNKGISEIKYNYLNLPTEVIWNSNKRIHYAYDANGVKLRKVVIDGSKVTTTDYLGGFQYKNNDLQFFPTAEGYVNVVTNKVSGGRSYNYVYNYTDHLGNVRLSYAWDDTENKLKILEENHYYPFGLKHKGYQPLQQIIVTPGEDIASNRTTIEAKFGDIGIGIDNSISTGSATYNYKYNGKELQNEFDINLYDYGARNYDPSIGRWMNVDPLAEEFPDWSPYSYGFNNPLRFTDPTGMAPEDIILRGKNNSSVTIKTDLVDISVNAGSVVGDLGGNYTLQGDDVLIAALDIVGIVDPTGVADIAAASLEAKNGNWGSALLSGMGVIPYVGDIGKVGKVGKHLKTIEKAIDGAKAVNGNSKASTKAQHVYEIFETGTDNVVKTGISGGKVSKADKSYRATSQVNKMNKAEGAGKYDSRVVEKIPAGQGARQKALDAEKANANKNRSTLNPNYHKRP; this is encoded by the coding sequence ATGAAAAATAACACCAGACTTTTTTTATTTGTAGTAGGTTTAGGACTTAGTACAACCACCTATGCTCAAAGTACCACCGAAAACTTTGTGAAAAGCACCGAATGTTTAGACAAGAATTGCACCGCCAAAAAAGAAGCTGTCACTTACTATGATGGTTTGGGTCGCGAAAAACTGAGCATCGTAAAAGGTGCTGGTAGTAGTGCCACAGGAGGTTTAGCCACCAAAATTACCTACGATGGTTTTGGGCGTGTGGACAAAGAATATCTACCCGGTGTAGTCCCTAATCTTTCTATAGCAGAACCTGATTACAGTGCCTATCCTGACCCTCTGGTCTATTCGCAAAAAGAATATGAAAACTCTGCCCTGAATAGAGTTTTGAAACAAGCTGCGCCAGGTGGTACATGGCAATTGGGCAACGGCAAAGAAATCGAATTTGCTTACCAAACCAATACAGCGAGTGAGGTGCTGAAATTTGGTGTTAGCAATCCTACCACAACACCAACCCTTACCCTGAGTGGTAAATATGCTGCTAATCAACTTTATAAAACGGTGACCACCGATGAGAACGGGCAACCCATCCAAGAGTTCAAAGACAAAGAAGGAAAAGTACTGCTCAAACGCATCCATATTGTCAGTACAGGGAGCAATAATTCTAACGGAAATCACGATACTTATTATGTCTATGATGTGTATGGGAATCTGACTTTTGTATTGCCTCCTGTATTGATAAAAAATGCCAACAATAGCAGCACAGCATCTTCGTACATCAACCGATTGAATGAATTAGGTTATCAATACAAATACGATGACAAAAACCGTTTGGTCGAGAAAAAACTACCAGGTAAAGGATGGGAGTATATGGTCTATGACAACCAAGACCGATTGGTGGGCACACAAGATGCCAATCAAAGAACCGAAGGGGTTTGGCTGTTTACCAAATACGATAAGTTTGGTAGAATTGCCGTTACGGGTAAGGCATGGGATCCAGGCACACGAACTGATGTTCAAAATTACATCAACCAATTAGGCAGCAACAACGTCTCAAGGGGGTCTGGATATCAACAAGATAATATTCAAATTTATTACAATACAGACGGTTTTGGAGCAAATAATCATGTTCTAAGCGTTCATTATTACGACGATTATCCGAGCTATCCTTTGGGTGTAAACACCACTGCCAATGTACAAGGGCATGCGTTGGCAAAGGGTACAAAACTCAAAGGATTACCAACTCTTACCGTGACCCGCAGTTTAGATACCTGGGAAAACAACACATGGAATTTTGAATATGCCTATATCCTGTACGATGCCCAATACCTCTATGTCGTTAAAAGCCACAAGGTAAACTATTTGGGCGGTCATACCATTGTCGAAAACCAATTAGATTTCAGAGGTAAACCACTCCAAACCATTACCAAACACAAACGAAAAAGCACAGATACCGAAATCACGGTCAAAGAAACCTTTAGCTACGATCATTTCGAACGATTGAAAAATCAGACCTATCAAGTAAACAACGGTAAGGTCGAAGTCATTGCGCAAAACACCTACAATGCGATTGGACAACTCAGCCAGAAAAAAGTGGGCAACAGTACATCAACGCCTTACCAAACAGTGGATTACACCTATAACATCAGAGGTTGGTTGACTGATATCAACAATGTACATGCCAGCCCTACTATGGAGACAGGCGGAAAACTCTTTGCTTTTCATATCAGCTATGACCAGCTCCGCTACAGCGCTGCACGTACTGAAACTGCACGCGCATTGTACAACGGTGACATTAGCCAAACTTTCTGGAAAACACCCGCTCAGTCTTTGCGAAGCTACGATTATCAGTACGATGGTCTTAACCGTTTGCTGAATGCAACTTTCTACAAAGGAACTTCCGCTACCCAGAAAAACTATTACGATGAACAATTAAGTTATGACCACAACGGTAACATCACCCAACTGAGCAGAAACGGAACGACCGAAACAGGCACGCCTGTCCTTATCGACCAGCTGAGTTATCACTATCAGCAACAGTCGAATAAACTGCTAAAAGTAAGTGACCACAGCAACCACAGCGAGGGATTTACCGATGGTACGAACGCTGGTGATGACTATACGTACGATGCAAACGGAAATTTAACACAAGATTTGAACAAAGGAATTTCCGAAATTAAATACAATTACCTAAATTTACCTACAGAAGTTATTTGGAATAGCAACAAAAGGATACATTACGCCTACGATGCAAACGGTGTAAAGCTAAGAAAAGTAGTAATAGATGGTAGCAAAGTAACCACCACAGATTATTTAGGTGGATTTCAATACAAAAACAATGATTTACAATTCTTCCCAACAGCGGAAGGGTATGTAAATGTGGTGACCAATAAAGTTAGTGGTGGCAGAAGTTATAATTATGTTTACAATTACACGGATCATTTGGGTAACGTAAGATTGAGTTATGCTTGGGATGACACCGAAAACAAATTAAAAATATTGGAAGAAAACCACTACTACCCTTTTGGGTTGAAACATAAAGGTTACCAACCGTTACAACAAATCATTGTAACTCCAGGTGAAGATATTGCAAGTAATAGAACAACTATTGAAGCAAAATTTGGCGATATAGGAATAGGAATTGATAATTCTATCTCAACGGGTTCGGCTACGTATAATTATAAATACAACGGCAAGGAGTTGCAGAATGAGTTTGACATCAACTTATACGATTACGGTGCCCGTAACTACGACCCAAGTATTGGGAGATGGATGAATGTTGACCCACTGGCGGAAGAATTTCCAGACTGGTCTCCATACAGTTACGGCTTTAATAATCCATTACGATTTACCGACCCTACGGGTATGGCTCCTGAGGATATTATCCTACGTGGAAAGAATAATTCGAGTGTAACCATTAAAACGGATTTAGTAGATATATCTGTAAATGCAGGTTCTGTTGTTGGAGATTTAGGAGGAAATTACACTTTACAGGGCGATGACGTATTGATAGCTGCCCTTGACATTGTGGGTATAGTTGACCCTACGGGAGTTGCCGACATTGCAGCTGCATCACTTGAAGCTAAAAACGGAAATTGGGGAAGTGCGTTATTAAGCGGTATGGGTGTTATCCCTTATGTTGGAGATATTGGAAAAGTAGGAAAAGTAGGAAAGCACCTCAAAACTATTGAGAAAGCTATTGACGGAGCAAAAGCTGTTAACGGTAATTCAAAAGCAAGTACAAAAGCCCAACACGTTTACGAAATCTTTGAAACAGGAACAGATAATGTTGTTAAAACAGGGATTAGTGGCGGAAAAGTATCCAAAGCAGATAAGTCTTATCGTGCTACCAGCCAAGTAAATAAAATGAACAAGGCAGAGGGGGCAGGAAAATATGACTCTCGTGTTGTTGAAAAAATACCAGCAGGACAGGGAGCAAGACAGAAAGCATTGGACGCTGAAAAAGCTAATGCGAATAAGAATAGAAGTACATTAAATCCTAATTATCACAAAAGACCTTAA
- a CDS encoding T9SS type A sorting domain-containing protein yields MKRIFLLLFSVGTFLQAQEYAYDAVLWQKSIGGEHAEYLYHALATPDYGFLLLGSSVSDATGQKNKANQGKLDYFIWKIDEAGKQEWQQSFGGDENDFLTAGALTKDGGYILGGYSESSESGDKTTKSFGLADYWVLKLDAAGNIQWQKTIGGYGNDELISIIQTQDGGYLLAGNSDSPKSDLKSENSFGGKDYWIVKLDPKGEIIWDKTLGGEYTEEVKAIYETKDGFVLFGQTNSPENEKFNDFDWEVILLSKTGELQAAMRYGNENDDILNSVYFDKENEIFFLAGVSQNQNQRKLSIISLDTHLNQLKETSTEIDSHQIINSLLMTKQGDYLLAGSNLGYTKTKNGEQKPSSAYNSFILNQYGEEKWTKTLKSDGFDYLQIAIETRDGSVVLIGNSDASNSADKEIASNGQQDFWMVKLGNKQTQEETDRTYIEAYPNPTRDYVNILINQEFEKASGKVINLNGQQLQEFTIHYRTTPVDLRHYPSGVYIIQLQIDNQIESINILKK; encoded by the coding sequence ATGAAAAGAATATTTCTACTTCTTTTCTCTGTTGGTACGTTTTTGCAAGCACAAGAGTATGCATATGATGCTGTTCTTTGGCAAAAAAGTATAGGCGGAGAACATGCTGAATATTTATACCACGCCCTTGCTACACCCGATTATGGCTTTTTGTTATTGGGCAGTTCAGTTTCGGATGCTACAGGTCAAAAAAACAAAGCCAATCAAGGGAAGTTAGATTATTTTATATGGAAAATCGATGAAGCTGGCAAACAAGAGTGGCAACAATCTTTTGGTGGAGATGAAAATGACTTTTTGACCGCTGGCGCTCTTACAAAAGACGGTGGTTATATTTTGGGTGGATATTCAGAATCTTCCGAAAGTGGTGATAAAACAACCAAATCTTTTGGTTTAGCCGATTATTGGGTCTTGAAATTGGATGCTGCTGGTAACATTCAATGGCAGAAAACCATTGGTGGTTATGGGAATGATGAATTGATTTCGATTATTCAAACCCAAGACGGTGGATATCTGTTGGCAGGAAACTCTGATTCACCAAAATCAGACTTAAAATCCGAAAATAGTTTTGGAGGTAAAGATTATTGGATCGTAAAATTAGACCCAAAAGGGGAGATAATTTGGGATAAAACCCTTGGTGGAGAATACACTGAAGAAGTAAAAGCGATCTATGAAACCAAAGATGGATTTGTTTTGTTTGGACAGACCAATTCACCCGAAAATGAAAAATTCAACGATTTTGATTGGGAGGTTATACTGTTAAGCAAAACAGGTGAACTGCAAGCCGCGATGCGTTATGGCAATGAAAACGATGATATTTTGAATTCGGTTTATTTTGATAAGGAGAATGAAATTTTTTTTCTAGCAGGTGTTTCACAAAATCAAAACCAACGAAAACTCAGCATCATTAGTTTAGATACCCATCTGAATCAGTTGAAAGAAACATCGACCGAAATCGATTCGCATCAGATTATCAACAGCTTACTGATGACCAAGCAAGGTGACTATTTGTTGGCAGGAAGTAATTTGGGTTATACCAAAACTAAAAATGGCGAGCAAAAACCAAGCAGTGCATACAACAGTTTTATATTGAACCAATACGGCGAAGAGAAATGGACAAAAACCTTGAAAAGTGATGGCTTTGATTATTTGCAAATTGCCATTGAAACCCGTGATGGTTCGGTGGTGTTGATTGGTAATTCGGATGCATCCAACTCGGCTGATAAAGAAATTGCCAGCAATGGACAACAAGACTTTTGGATGGTGAAATTGGGCAATAAGCAGACACAAGAAGAAACCGATAGAACGTATATAGAAGCTTATCCGAATCCAACGCGCGATTATGTAAACATTTTAATCAACCAAGAATTTGAAAAAGCAAGCGGAAAAGTCATCAACCTGAACGGTCAGCAATTGCAAGAATTTACAATTCATTACCGCACCACACCTGTTGATTTACGTCACTATCCTTCAGGTGTTTACATCATTCAACTGCAAATCGATAATCAAATTGAGTCAATAAATATATTAAAAAAATGA